Proteins found in one Brachyspira murdochii DSM 12563 genomic segment:
- the grdB gene encoding glycine reductase complex selenoprotein B has protein sequence MPEYKIVHYINQFFANIGGEEKADIAPEKRDGVVGPGAGLQGEFKKLGIDAQIVGTVICGDSYFNENLDKAKAEVLDMIKSFSPDLVIAGPAFNAGRYGTACGTVAKMVQDELKIPAITGMYIENPGADMFKKDVYIVSTKDSAAGMRNALPVIAKLASKLLKKEELGTPEAEGYIPRGIRKVLFREKSGAERAVDMLIQKIKGEAFTTEYPMPDFDRVTPGEAIKDITKAKIALVTSGGIVPSGNPDHIESSSASKYGRYSIDDMGETAHGGYDPTYANQDPNRVLPVDVLKDLQKEGKIGELYPYYYTTTGNGTSVKSSKAFATEFAQTLVKDGVQAVILTSTUGTCTRCGATMVKAIEATGIPVVHICTIVPISLTVGANRIVPAVAIPHPLGNPNLSKEDEKKLRRTLVERALKALTTPVDTQTVFED, from the coding sequence ATGCCAGAATATAAAATAGTTCATTATATCAATCAGTTCTTCGCTAATATCGGCGGAGAGGAAAAGGCTGATATAGCTCCGGAGAAAAGAGACGGAGTTGTAGGTCCTGGTGCCGGATTACAAGGCGAGTTTAAAAAACTAGGTATTGATGCACAAATAGTAGGTACTGTTATATGCGGTGACTCTTACTTTAACGAAAACCTAGATAAAGCTAAAGCTGAAGTTTTAGATATGATAAAAAGCTTCAGTCCAGATTTGGTTATAGCAGGTCCTGCTTTCAATGCCGGACGTTATGGTACAGCTTGCGGTACTGTTGCCAAAATGGTACAAGATGAGCTTAAAATCCCAGCTATTACTGGTATGTATATTGAAAATCCAGGTGCAGATATGTTTAAGAAAGATGTTTATATCGTTTCTACTAAAGATTCTGCCGCAGGTATGAGAAATGCTTTGCCAGTTATAGCTAAATTAGCTTCTAAACTTCTTAAAAAAGAAGAACTAGGAACTCCGGAAGCAGAAGGTTATATACCAAGAGGAATACGTAAAGTATTATTCAGAGAAAAAAGCGGTGCTGAAAGAGCTGTTGACATGCTTATACAAAAAATTAAAGGTGAAGCATTTACTACAGAATATCCAATGCCGGACTTTGACAGAGTAACTCCGGGCGAAGCTATTAAAGATATCACTAAAGCTAAAATAGCATTGGTAACAAGCGGAGGTATAGTGCCTTCAGGAAACCCAGACCATATAGAATCTTCTTCAGCTTCTAAATACGGCAGATACTCTATAGATGATATGGGAGAAACTGCTCACGGAGGTTATGACCCTACTTATGCTAACCAAGACCCTAACAGAGTATTACCTGTCGATGTATTAAAAGATTTACAAAAAGAAGGTAAAATAGGAGAGCTTTATCCTTATTACTATACTACTACTGGTAATGGTACTTCAGTAAAAAGTTCTAAAGCATTTGCAACTGAATTTGCTCAGACTTTAGTCAAAGATGGAGTTCAAGCTGTTATATTAACATCAACCTGAGGAACTTGTACTCGTTGCGGTGCAACGATGGTTAAAGCAATAGAAGCTACTGGAATACCTGTAGTCCATATTTGTACTATTGTTCCTATATCTTTAACAGTTGGTGCTAACAGAATAGTTCCGGCAGTTGCTATACCTCACCCTCTAGGCAATC